A window of Sphingobacterium kitahiroshimense genomic DNA:
CAAATGGAATTTACTTGCATCAGAGGGTAAAGTATTTTTATAGCGGAGTAGATGGTGATAGGTGAAGTACTGGCAAAGTATCTAAATTAAATGGATGAACTTGTCTTTCGAACACATATTTTTTTGTTCAAAATAACATTGGCAAATCTTCTTATTATACATATTTTAAATATGGATTTTAAAGGGATTCATAGTGCTTTTAATAATATGACTTAAAAATGAAACACAAGTATTTGTGATTATATCTTATTGAAAATAAGTTAGTTTATCAATTAAACTAAAAATGTTAGCTATTTTAATTTCTCTTTTTAATCTCATTTATTAGAGAAAATGAGATTCCGAATACTAAATAAATTAGTTCAATTTTTGAGTGCAAAAATCCTTCTAAAATTAATTTGAAAAATGAAATAAAACTAAAATAATTAGTATAATATTAAGTTGTGAATTTGTCTTTTTTAAGCGTAATGTAGTTGCTATATATTTTAGCATTCGTTTATTAATGGATTTATGTTCATGAATTTTATAGAAATTATTAAATCTAGGATAATTACATATAATGATGAAAATATAGGAAGATAATAGAATTGTAGCTTGGTCTCGATGTCGTGTAGTAGACTTGTACATTGGACTTTAAAAAATTTTCTAAGTAAAAATACATTTAAAGGTGGTAAATTCTTTATTTATTATTATAAATACCTGTTTTAATGATGATTGTCAAAAGAAAGCACATTTATTGCTTCCATTATAGTAAAATAGTGACAACCCAATATTTATCATTAATTCAAATCGTATGCAAGCACATTCAAAAACATACTCAATTATCATAACTATATTTTTACTTTTTCAAAGTTCGGCTGTTATTTCGCAGGATTATAAAGATGAGCATATACTGCGAGACATTGTTTTTATGAGAACTGAGGGGCTGGTGATGACACAGTTAATGGAAAAACACAGTAAGAATAAGGATATACTTGTATTATGCAAACAGATCAGAAATTATTATAAAAATACACAACCGATATTGGTCGACATTATCAAGGGTAAAACCATTGATCTAGATCAAAATCAGTTTGAGCAGATCTGGAAAGCAGGAGAGAAATCTTTTTTATATTACAGTGATGAGTCCGAAAGTAAGTGGAACAAGTTATTTTTGGAACATATTAATGCAAGTGTCAATGCTTATACCAAACTTCTTCGGGAAAGACAAGATGATGATATCGCTTATTTTACTTTCAGAGCTTTACCAGAACTAGTCAATCTTGCAAAAGCATATCAGACTTTAGACATTAATTGATCAATTTGTAATAAATCTATTTAGTGAAAAATTTCGGAAAGTGATTTTAGTATTTTTTCTATTAAAATAAAAATTGTAATAGTGTATATCAAGCACTTTTTTAGAATATTTTGAAGAAGAAGGCATTGCCGTATTATTTTTTTTAAAATAATTTTTACTTAATTCAAAATAAATAATATATTTGTCACGATAAATAATAATAACCCTTTAAACGGAGAACACAAAAATGTCTATAGTTACTATAACATCCATTAACATTACTGCAAAAGATGCGGTCATGGTTCTTCGTGCCCAGATATAAAGGATTCTATCAAATCATTATATTAAAAGCCCGAAGATAATTCGGGCTTTTTTGTTTATTCTATATTTTACATGCAAATTTTCCCGAATTGACAATTATTGGAACTTGTTTCCAAATATTCACTGTGTTTTTTTAACACATTTTTCAATTTTATAATACAATCATGGGAAGTAAAATCTCAGGGAAAGACCTCATAAAATTAGGTTTTCCTCAAAATAATACAATAAATATTGGTTTAAATCAAATACAACGTTATAGAAAGCGTGAGAAGAAAGAAGCTGTCTTACAAGAATTAAGTGCGGTATTGTCTAACCCTAGCATCTTTCATCATCATGGGATTTGGGGCAAGTTAGCAGAGGGTTTGATCAAGCCTGTTGAAGTGAAAATGCAGGAGTTATTGAAACAGCGCGCTCCATTTTCCATTTTTGGAGAAGATGTGATTGATGAAAAGGCTAAATTTCAACTCTATGATGCTTTAAAACTTCCTGTTGCAGTCGCGGGCGCATTAATGCCCGATGCACATTCGGGATATGGTCTACCTATTGGGGGCGTTTTAGCTACACATCAGGCTGTTATTCCTTATGGTGTTGGTGTAGATATTGGATGTCGTATGAGTATGTCTATTTTTAATTTGCCAGCCTCGTTCATAAGAGGGAAAGATGCGATGCTCTTAAATATCTTATCAGAACACACAAAATTTGGAATGTATGAAACGCATAAAAACAAAAGTGACCATGAGTTATTCTATCGATCCGAATTTCAGGACATCCCGCTTTTAAAAAGCTTGAAAGACAAAGCTTATAAGCAACTGGGAACCTCAGGTGGTGGAAATCATTTCGTTGAATTTGGAATTATTGAACTTACACACCCCAAACCTGAATGGAAACTTGTTGCTGGTGAATACTTAGCCGTATTGTCACACAGTGGTTCTCGTGGATTGGGAGCAAATATTGCAAAACATTATACATATCTGGCTAAAAAGCAATGTCCTTTACCACGTCAAGTACAGCACCTTGCTTGGTTAGACCTAAATACACATGATGGGCAGGAATATTGGTTAGCAATGAATTTGGCAGGAGACTATGCAAAAGCATGTCATGAAAATATCCATCAGCGGATTGCTAAGGCCTTGGGTAAGCGTATTGAAGTGACAATCGAAAATCATCACAATTTTGCATGGAAGGAAATGGTCGGTGGTCAGGAATGTATTGTACATCGTAAAGGTGCGACGCCGGCAGGTAAAGGTGTTTTGGGAATTATCCCCGGATCGATGACCGCACCAGGCTACTTAGTAGAAGGCTTGGGACATGTGGGAAGTTTAAATTCCGCTTCACATGGTGCGGGACGATTATATTCGAGAGCTGATGCAAAATCCCTTTTTACCAAAACAGCAATGAGTAAAAAATTAGCCGATGCTGGTGTTCAAGTTATCGGAGGCAGTATGGACGAATCACCGATGGCCTATAAGGATATTGAAAAAGTGATGAGTTATCAAAAAGAATTAGTAACAGTTTTGGGAATTTTCAAACCAAAATTTGTTCGTATGGAAAGTTAATAAAATGGAAGTATATATTCAATTAAGTTCAGGAAAAGGACCCAAGGAGTGTGACTTTTTCCTTACAAAGGTGTTAAGTATTTTTAAAAGAGAAGCATTAGAAAAGCAGATATTGGTGACTATTGTGAGTCAAGAGCAGAGTGAGGGGGAGTTAATAAGATCTGCAATTTGTAAATTAACAGGACACGATATCGATATATTTCTTCAATCGTGGACAGGTTCTTTGCAATGGACTTGTACAAGTCCATTTCGTACTTTTCATAAAAGAAAAAATTGGTTCATTGCTTTGTTTATTGTTAATGAGAAGAATGAGGTAGCAATTTCGGAAGATGATATTCTTTATCAAATGATACGAAGTTCGGGACCTGGTGGACAACATGTAAATAAAGTTAGTTCTGCTGTTCGCGCACTTCATATGCCGACAGGGTTAATGGTCGTAGCAATGGATACAAGATCCCAATTACAAAATAAAAAATTAGCAACAGAACGTCTTGCGTTAAAGATCATGAATATGCAGGATCTGACTGTTAAGCAAGAAAAAGACCTCCAATGGCATAATCATGCTGAAATAGAGCGTGGTAACCCCATCCGGGTTTTTAAAGGTATCAAATTCAAAGGTTCATTATAAATTTGATAGATGGAAATGAATCACTGTTCAAAAGCCCTATGTTTAAATACCTAGGGCTTTTGTACTATAATTAGAATTTGCATTTTATATGTGGAGGTACTAATTTATCTAAATAAGCAGTCTTAGTCCGGAATTATTTCATTTTTATGTAAAACCGTAGCATCGATAGATCACTACATTTTAGTTGATTAATGAATATTTTTAATAAAAACCAGATTAAAAATGTGATTTGTTTTTTGTTAAATATTATATTAACGCTATCTTAACACACCAATTATAACTTTGCAACTGAAGAAATGTAAAGTTCTAGTATGCAATTTAAATTGATCAAGAGTAAGAAATCATGAAGACGTGGTCTGATAGCGAATTGTTTGAGGAATTAAAGAAGGACAATAAAATGGCCTTTTCAATTTTATTCGATCGATATTCGGATATTCTTTTTCGTTTTATCCAAAAGCGGATTGAATCTATTCCAGATGTCGAAGATATAATACAGGAAGTTTTTATTTCTATGTGGAATAGACGAAGCAAAATTGAAGTGGGTGATTCCATTTATCCTTACTTATTTAAAGCGGCCAAATATGAGATGATTGATTGGCTTATTAAAAGTGAAAAAAGAAATCGTCATCTTGATTATCTTGAGATTAATAAAGATCAATATCTTATCGGCACTACCAGTGAAGATGAACTGATCGCTAAAGAACTTGCAAGGCTTTTAGAAAATGAAATGTCTCGTATGCCTGATACTATGCGTTCTGTTTTTAGACTCAGCAGGAGTGAAGATATGTCAATAAAAGACATTGCCAATCAACTTTCTTTATCTGAGCAGACTGTCAAAAATAATGTTTCTATGGCGCTGAATAGACTCAAATTTAA
This region includes:
- a CDS encoding RtcB family protein, with translation MGSKISGKDLIKLGFPQNNTINIGLNQIQRYRKREKKEAVLQELSAVLSNPSIFHHHGIWGKLAEGLIKPVEVKMQELLKQRAPFSIFGEDVIDEKAKFQLYDALKLPVAVAGALMPDAHSGYGLPIGGVLATHQAVIPYGVGVDIGCRMSMSIFNLPASFIRGKDAMLLNILSEHTKFGMYETHKNKSDHELFYRSEFQDIPLLKSLKDKAYKQLGTSGGGNHFVEFGIIELTHPKPEWKLVAGEYLAVLSHSGSRGLGANIAKHYTYLAKKQCPLPRQVQHLAWLDLNTHDGQEYWLAMNLAGDYAKACHENIHQRIAKALGKRIEVTIENHHNFAWKEMVGGQECIVHRKGATPAGKGVLGIIPGSMTAPGYLVEGLGHVGSLNSASHGAGRLYSRADAKSLFTKTAMSKKLADAGVQVIGGSMDESPMAYKDIEKVMSYQKELVTVLGIFKPKFVRMES
- the prfH gene encoding peptide chain release factor H, producing the protein MEVYIQLSSGKGPKECDFFLTKVLSIFKREALEKQILVTIVSQEQSEGELIRSAICKLTGHDIDIFLQSWTGSLQWTCTSPFRTFHKRKNWFIALFIVNEKNEVAISEDDILYQMIRSSGPGGQHVNKVSSAVRALHMPTGLMVVAMDTRSQLQNKKLATERLALKIMNMQDLTVKQEKDLQWHNHAEIERGNPIRVFKGIKFKGSL
- a CDS encoding RNA polymerase sigma factor, encoding MKTWSDSELFEELKKDNKMAFSILFDRYSDILFRFIQKRIESIPDVEDIIQEVFISMWNRRSKIEVGDSIYPYLFKAAKYEMIDWLIKSEKRNRHLDYLEINKDQYLIGTTSEDELIAKELARLLENEMSRMPDTMRSVFRLSRSEDMSIKDIANQLSLSEQTVKNNVSMALNRLKFKLK